In a single window of the bacterium genome:
- a CDS encoding type II/IV secretion system protein has product MRPPLTLSELLEMLTRRELLTAQQAKDVESRSTTLHSRVLKERVGSVRSAAAARYEVSPAETVAAAAFPHASKAHRRLDEDAIAEAIASENDLPYLKIDPLRLDNDLITKTFSRPFVRRHVVIPLSDEGESMRLAVSDPYDSTLRQTMQDLVHKRVEFTIASKRDILGVADRVFGFRTSVKAAVDELGDQNSNSALAELVELRSNEELATNSDAHVIAAVDFLLNYAFEQRASDIHLEPRAGDCVVRFRIDGILHDIEALPSSVHAAIVSRIKVMARMDIAERRRPQDGRIKTARGDKEVELRVSSLFSAFGEKVVIRVLDPGILMSDLQELGFNSLEREQYERWITAPNGLILVTGPTGSGKTTSLYSTLRYLAGPEINITTVEDPIEMIDPRFVQVQVQPQIDVTFANALRSILRQDPDIIMVGEIRDPETAQMAVQAALTGHLVFSTVHTRDAAGAITRLIELNVERFLLSSVLRGVLAQRLLRKICPHCAVDGYLTPEQVAALGLKVPVERRERLGVRWGEGCVDCRHTGLYGRAGVFEMLDVGRRLREIIKKGGDANELAHAARVEGMEMLRESALRRLADGMTTFEEVVRLTAEID; this is encoded by the coding sequence ATGCGCCCCCCACTCACGCTCTCCGAACTCCTGGAGATGTTGACCCGGCGCGAACTGCTCACCGCCCAGCAGGCCAAGGATGTGGAATCTCGCTCCACCACCTTGCACAGCCGAGTGCTCAAGGAGCGGGTCGGCTCGGTACGTTCGGCGGCCGCAGCACGATACGAGGTATCCCCAGCCGAGACCGTTGCGGCCGCGGCCTTTCCTCATGCGAGCAAAGCGCATCGACGACTCGACGAGGATGCGATTGCGGAGGCGATCGCGTCCGAGAACGATCTGCCCTATCTGAAGATCGACCCGTTGCGGCTAGACAACGATCTGATCACCAAGACGTTCTCCCGACCTTTCGTGCGCCGTCACGTGGTCATCCCGTTGAGCGACGAAGGCGAGAGCATGCGCCTCGCCGTCTCCGATCCCTACGATTCGACGCTGCGCCAGACGATGCAGGACCTGGTTCACAAGCGGGTGGAATTCACGATCGCGTCCAAACGCGACATCCTGGGCGTGGCCGACCGCGTCTTCGGCTTCCGCACCAGCGTCAAGGCCGCGGTCGACGAGCTTGGCGACCAGAATTCGAACAGTGCATTGGCCGAACTGGTAGAGCTTCGATCGAACGAAGAACTGGCCACGAATAGCGATGCCCATGTGATTGCGGCCGTCGACTTCCTGCTGAACTACGCCTTCGAGCAGCGCGCATCCGATATCCACCTGGAGCCGCGCGCCGGCGATTGCGTCGTTCGCTTCCGGATCGACGGCATCCTGCACGACATCGAGGCTCTGCCGTCCTCAGTCCATGCTGCGATCGTATCGCGCATCAAGGTCATGGCTCGTATGGACATCGCCGAGCGCCGTCGCCCCCAGGACGGTCGTATCAAGACCGCTCGCGGCGACAAGGAAGTCGAACTGCGCGTTTCGAGTCTGTTCAGCGCCTTCGGTGAGAAAGTCGTGATTCGAGTACTCGATCCGGGCATCCTGATGTCGGATCTGCAGGAACTCGGTTTCAATTCACTCGAGCGCGAACAATACGAGCGCTGGATCACGGCGCCCAATGGATTGATCCTGGTTACCGGCCCCACCGGCTCGGGCAAGACGACTTCGTTGTACTCGACACTGCGCTACCTGGCGGGCCCTGAGATCAATATCACCACGGTCGAGGATCCGATCGAGATGATCGATCCGCGCTTCGTGCAGGTGCAGGTGCAGCCACAGATCGACGTGACCTTCGCGAACGCGCTGCGTTCGATCCTACGTCAGGATCCGGACATCATCATGGTCGGTGAGATCCGTGATCCAGAGACCGCGCAGATGGCAGTGCAGGCCGCACTCACGGGACACCTGGTCTTTTCGACTGTGCATACGCGTGATGCTGCCGGAGCTATCACACGCCTGATCGAACTCAACGTCGAGCGCTTCCTGCTGTCCAGCGTGCTGCGCGGCGTGCTCGCCCAGCGACTCCTGCGCAAGATCTGTCCGCATTGCGCAGTCGACGGTTACCTGACGCCCGAGCAGGTGGCTGCGCTCGGTCTCAAGGTGCCCGTCGAGCGACGAGAGCGTCTGGGCGTGCGCTGGGGAGAGGGCTGCGTGGATTGCCGGCACACGGGCTTGTACGGAAGAGCGGGTGTGTTCGAGATGCTCGACGTCGGACGGCGTCTGCGCGAGATCATCAAGAAGGGCGGAGACGCCAATGAACTCGCCCATGCCGCGCGGGTCGAAGGTATGGAAATGCTGCGCGAAAGTGCTCTTCGGCGCCTGGCCGACGGCATGACCACATTTGAAGAGGTGGTCCGCCTGACTGCCGAGATAGATTGA
- a CDS encoding AAA family ATPase: MAKESARELALMIKAGWRLVAFESFEEERALRTIEAAATACERSVINWSVASGLSNTNQGAGSFDEGVRAIAAVSEPALFVILDAHRVIDDLVAVRRLRDMLQMLAERKQIVVLLGPTIEVPAELAREVAHIELALPRAPELESLFKRAIESAPADLIDDAVKAALGLTSGEAMRVLRKSCTAADGLNTSAISLMIREKRQALRRTPSLAFHEQEAGLADIGGLDELKRWLAERRRAFGGEARSFGLPMPRGLLLLGVQGCGKSLSAKAVAQEWQFPLLRLDLAAAFGGGGQSPEAAIREATSVAESIAPAVLWIDEIEKGFAASGQDGHSSRVFGSFLTWLSEKKSPVFVVATANDVTQLPPELLRRGRFDELFFVDLPSHGERMEILSIHLRKRGRDPLQFDLDDLASQANRLSGAELEQVVAAALYTAFAEQRDVSYNDLSNAITETVPLYETYEEKIKELRDWARTRARSATIDAKAVNLFS; encoded by the coding sequence ATGGCCAAGGAGTCTGCGCGCGAACTCGCGCTGATGATCAAGGCGGGCTGGCGGCTCGTCGCATTCGAGAGCTTCGAGGAAGAGCGCGCCTTGCGCACCATCGAAGCGGCCGCCACTGCGTGTGAGCGTTCCGTCATCAACTGGTCGGTGGCCTCGGGCCTGTCGAACACCAATCAAGGTGCAGGCTCCTTCGATGAAGGCGTTCGGGCGATTGCTGCAGTATCGGAGCCCGCACTCTTCGTCATCCTGGATGCCCATCGCGTGATCGACGACCTGGTAGCCGTACGCCGCCTGCGCGACATGCTTCAAATGCTGGCCGAGCGCAAACAGATTGTCGTCTTGTTGGGACCGACCATCGAGGTTCCCGCAGAACTGGCACGCGAGGTCGCACACATCGAGCTGGCTCTGCCACGCGCCCCCGAACTCGAATCCCTCTTCAAGCGGGCCATCGAGTCCGCTCCAGCAGATCTGATTGACGACGCGGTCAAGGCTGCGTTGGGATTGACTTCCGGGGAAGCCATGCGGGTACTGCGCAAGTCGTGCACGGCGGCCGACGGACTCAACACTTCCGCCATCTCGTTGATGATTCGCGAAAAGCGCCAGGCGTTGAGGCGTACACCATCACTCGCCTTTCATGAACAGGAAGCGGGACTCGCCGACATCGGCGGGCTCGATGAACTCAAGCGTTGGCTCGCTGAACGACGTCGTGCGTTCGGCGGAGAGGCGCGCAGCTTCGGCCTGCCTATGCCACGGGGCCTTTTGCTCCTGGGTGTGCAGGGCTGCGGAAAGTCGCTCTCCGCGAAAGCCGTAGCACAGGAATGGCAGTTCCCTTTGCTACGGCTCGATCTTGCAGCTGCTTTCGGCGGCGGTGGGCAATCCCCCGAAGCTGCCATCCGCGAAGCGACTTCGGTCGCAGAATCCATCGCACCCGCAGTATTGTGGATCGACGAGATTGAAAAAGGCTTTGCAGCATCTGGGCAAGACGGGCATTCGAGTCGAGTCTTCGGTTCGTTCCTGACCTGGTTGTCGGAGAAGAAATCACCGGTCTTCGTGGTAGCCACTGCGAATGACGTCACCCAGTTGCCGCCAGAACTCCTTCGACGCGGGCGTTTCGACGAACTGTTCTTCGTGGATCTGCCGAGTCACGGCGAGCGAATGGAGATATTGTCGATCCACCTTCGAAAGCGCGGCCGGGATCCGCTCCAGTTCGATCTCGACGATCTGGCATCCCAGGCCAATCGACTGTCCGGTGCGGAACTCGAGCAGGTCGTAGCCGCGGCCTTGTATACGGCATTCGCAGAACAGCGCGACGTGAGCTACAACGATCTTTCAAATGCAATCACCGAGACCGTACCGCTGTACGAAACATACGAAGAGAAGATCAAGGAACTGCGAGACTGGGCGCGCACGCGGGCGCGTTCGGCAACCATCGATGCGAAAGCCGTGAACCTCTTCTCTTAG
- a CDS encoding pyridoxamine 5'-phosphate oxidase family protein produces MTELIKIAPAFVEMAHSIVWCTAATVDAKGRPRSRVLHPIWKWEGGRLVGWIGTGPTPTKREHIAASPYVSLNYWTPSQDTCVAECKATWAFDDDTCTMVWDSYKNAPAPVGYDPAMIPVWEHPTDDSFAALRLDPWRLRVFPGGVLLGTGGEVLTWQS; encoded by the coding sequence ATGACCGAGCTGATCAAGATCGCACCGGCCTTCGTAGAGATGGCGCACAGCATCGTGTGGTGCACGGCCGCCACCGTCGATGCGAAGGGTCGCCCTCGCTCGCGGGTTCTGCATCCAATCTGGAAATGGGAGGGCGGACGGCTGGTCGGCTGGATCGGTACCGGACCCACACCGACCAAGCGCGAGCACATCGCCGCCAGTCCCTATGTCTCGTTGAACTACTGGACCCCTTCACAGGATACTTGCGTCGCCGAATGCAAGGCAACGTGGGCATTCGACGACGATACCTGCACGATGGTCTGGGATTCGTACAAGAATGCACCCGCACCCGTGGGCTACGATCCGGCAATGATCCCCGTGTGGGAACATCCCACGGACGACAGCTTTGCGGCTCTGCGACTCGATCCCTGGCGACTACGTGTTTTCCCCGGGGGTGTCTTACTGGGGACCGGCGGTGAAGTTCTCACCTGGCAGAGTTGA
- a CDS encoding signal peptidase II, whose amino-acid sequence MSILERTATWIVFAVAAFGCLGCDQISKEIARSQLSGLAPIQLAFGTVELRLVQNSGAFLSLGSALPEIARVLIFQVGVPVLLLALCVVNLRDPALSKLQALGLALIAAGGIGNWIDRLLQDGTVTDFVRLGIGPLHTGIFNVADVAVFAGVGLFLLGLHRINDPDPDPEPD is encoded by the coding sequence TTGAGCATCCTGGAACGCACAGCCACGTGGATCGTGTTCGCAGTCGCCGCATTCGGGTGTCTGGGCTGCGACCAGATTTCCAAGGAAATCGCCCGCAGCCAGCTGAGCGGGCTCGCGCCGATTCAGCTCGCCTTCGGAACCGTAGAACTCCGCCTCGTGCAGAATTCCGGAGCTTTCCTGAGCCTCGGGTCGGCTCTACCGGAGATCGCACGAGTACTCATCTTCCAGGTCGGCGTGCCCGTTCTCTTGCTGGCTCTATGCGTCGTGAACCTGCGCGACCCCGCACTATCCAAGCTCCAGGCGCTCGGACTCGCCCTGATCGCCGCCGGAGGAATAGGGAACTGGATCGATCGCCTGCTCCAGGACGGTACCGTCACCGACTTCGTACGCCTCGGTATTGGTCCGCTGCACACGGGGATCTTCAATGTGGCAGATGTCGCCGTCTTTGCCGGAGTCGGTCTGTTCCTTCTGGGTCTGCATCGGATCAACGATCCCGATCCCGATCCCGAGCCGGACTAG
- a CDS encoding glutathione S-transferase, with the protein MIQIWGRRSAHNVQKVLWALGELSLEHEHIDAGGSAGGLDSREFQTVNPHRRVPVLVDEGHTIWESNSIVRYLAAKYGTGTLWSESPIDRSLADRWMDWELATYQPDFMVLFWGYFRTPKEQRNEHLIESTRKRVEAHLRIVDKHLASHRFLAGDVFSMGDIPIATSLYRYYEMGLETPVLPFLESWFDRLTSRPPYRENVMVSFEELRGRTSF; encoded by the coding sequence GTGATCCAGATATGGGGGCGCCGCAGCGCGCACAACGTACAGAAGGTCCTATGGGCTCTCGGCGAACTTTCGCTGGAGCACGAGCACATCGATGCGGGGGGTAGTGCCGGAGGTCTGGACTCGCGTGAATTCCAGACGGTTAATCCACACCGCCGGGTTCCCGTGCTCGTGGACGAAGGGCACACGATCTGGGAATCGAACAGTATCGTGCGGTATCTGGCCGCGAAATACGGCACCGGCACTCTCTGGTCTGAATCGCCCATCGATCGCTCGTTGGCCGATCGATGGATGGACTGGGAGCTGGCCACTTATCAGCCGGACTTCATGGTCCTGTTCTGGGGCTACTTCAGGACTCCGAAGGAACAGCGAAACGAGCACCTGATTGAATCGACACGCAAACGAGTCGAAGCTCATCTCCGCATCGTCGATAAGCATCTCGCGAGCCACCGATTCCTCGCGGGTGATGTCTTCAGCATGGGCGATATTCCGATCGCGACTTCTCTGTATCGCTATTATGAAATGGGACTCGAAACCCCGGTATTGCCCTTCCTCGAGAGTTGGTTTGATCGCTTGACCTCGCGTCCGCCCTACCGAGAGAACGTGATGGTCTCGTTCGAAGAATTGCGCGGGCGCACGAGTTTCTGA
- a CDS encoding HAD family hydrolase, with amino-acid sequence MERPEGILFDFDGTLAPNLDLPEMKRQLIEMTLESGVPQPEVEGRLIVELAEHAENWLSVSNPDEARAYRLRADQLILEFELEAARTTQLFPGMRELLSQIRARGVAIGIVTRNCEAAVRIMFDDVDEFCAALLTRDRVVHLKPDPRHLTLALEQLNCSAKASMMVGDGRLDMMAGVQLGMYCVGVLSGGTSRAALQQAGAELILEGAADLTRSGVIV; translated from the coding sequence ATGGAGCGTCCCGAGGGCATTCTGTTCGACTTCGATGGCACTCTCGCGCCCAATCTGGACCTGCCTGAAATGAAGCGCCAGTTGATCGAAATGACGCTCGAGTCCGGTGTTCCGCAGCCCGAGGTCGAAGGTCGCCTGATCGTCGAGTTGGCCGAGCACGCGGAGAACTGGCTATCGGTGAGCAATCCGGATGAAGCTCGAGCCTACAGGTTGCGCGCCGACCAGCTGATTCTCGAGTTTGAACTCGAGGCTGCGCGCACCACACAGCTCTTTCCCGGTATGCGTGAGCTACTCAGCCAGATTCGAGCCCGCGGCGTTGCGATCGGGATTGTCACTCGCAACTGTGAAGCTGCGGTTCGCATCATGTTCGATGATGTGGACGAGTTCTGCGCCGCCTTGTTGACGCGAGATCGGGTCGTGCACCTCAAGCCCGATCCTCGTCACCTGACACTCGCACTCGAGCAATTGAACTGCAGCGCGAAGGCTTCGATGATGGTCGGAGACGGTCGGCTGGACATGATGGCCGGTGTCCAGCTCGGGATGTACTGTGTTGGAGTGCTATCAGGAGGTACGAGCCGGGCTGCGCTGCAGCAGGCCGGTGCCGAGCTGATTCTCGAGGGTGCGGCGGACCTCACCCGATCCGGCGTGATAGTCTGA
- a CDS encoding amidohydrolase produces the protein MDSDDRRVDAVGVSGDRIAALGSLDEVREHATPETREIDLADRTLIPGFIDSHSHLAMAGDVELRNANLNSPPIGDVKTMDELVERLRNRADHTPQDDWILGMGYDDTLLAEKTHPTRRDLDRVSTTRPVIARHVSGHIAAANGRALNLCGITRDTPDPVGGVIRREASGEPNGVLEESAMFALMGKLPQTSEEQAIRAIEHAARSYSARGVTTAQNGFTSSRELQHFDAAFSSGRVPIRVVAWPGLGTMGRLVNGSLKLETPDEFLTVGAIKLFADGSIQGYTGHLSQPYHVPFNDQPEYRGYAMVPREMLADQIAQIYAAGYQVAVHTNGDAAIDDFLHGVEKANAAYPRPDARPIAVHAQMSREDQLEKMRELGVVPSFFCLHTYYWGDRHRDIFLGPDRASRISPLRSAAKLGIRFTIHTDSPVVPMDQLLLMWSAVNRRTTSGRILGEEQCLTPLEALRATTIDSAWQMHLEQSRGSIEIGKLADFAVLDRNPLDDPEAIREIQVEATIVAGRELSS, from the coding sequence ATGGACTCCGACGATCGCCGGGTAGACGCAGTCGGTGTATCTGGCGATCGCATCGCAGCACTCGGCTCGCTCGATGAGGTGCGCGAACACGCCACTCCCGAGACGCGCGAGATCGACCTGGCGGACCGGACCTTGATCCCCGGATTCATCGACTCGCACAGCCATCTGGCTATGGCGGGAGACGTGGAACTGCGCAATGCGAACCTCAATTCGCCACCCATCGGTGACGTGAAAACCATGGACGAACTGGTCGAGCGCCTGCGCAATCGCGCCGATCACACTCCCCAGGACGACTGGATCCTGGGCATGGGTTACGACGACACACTGCTGGCGGAAAAGACTCACCCGACACGCCGGGACCTGGATCGAGTCTCGACGACACGACCGGTCATCGCTCGCCATGTCTCTGGCCACATCGCTGCGGCGAACGGGCGAGCACTGAATCTCTGTGGGATCACACGCGATACACCCGATCCCGTTGGCGGCGTGATCCGTCGCGAAGCCTCGGGCGAACCAAACGGTGTGCTCGAAGAATCCGCGATGTTCGCGTTAATGGGCAAGCTGCCGCAGACCAGCGAGGAACAGGCCATCCGCGCGATCGAACACGCAGCCCGAAGCTACAGCGCCCGGGGTGTGACTACGGCGCAGAACGGCTTTACGAGTTCTCGCGAGTTGCAGCACTTCGATGCCGCATTCTCCTCTGGACGCGTCCCTATTCGCGTCGTAGCGTGGCCCGGACTCGGCACCATGGGAAGGTTGGTCAACGGTTCGCTGAAACTCGAAACTCCCGATGAGTTTCTGACAGTGGGCGCGATCAAGCTATTCGCAGACGGATCGATCCAGGGCTACACCGGTCATCTGAGCCAGCCATACCATGTGCCGTTCAACGATCAGCCGGAATACCGTGGCTACGCAATGGTGCCGCGCGAAATGCTCGCAGATCAGATCGCCCAGATCTATGCGGCGGGCTATCAGGTAGCGGTACACACGAACGGTGACGCGGCGATCGACGACTTCCTTCACGGTGTCGAAAAGGCCAATGCGGCCTACCCGCGCCCGGATGCGCGCCCCATCGCCGTACATGCACAGATGTCGCGCGAGGACCAGCTGGAAAAGATGCGCGAACTCGGCGTGGTGCCTTCTTTCTTCTGCCTGCACACCTATTACTGGGGAGATCGACATCGCGATATCTTTCTTGGACCTGATCGCGCCAGTCGCATCAGTCCGCTGCGATCGGCCGCAAAGCTCGGGATACGCTTCACCATCCACACCGATTCACCGGTCGTCCCCATGGATCAGCTACTGCTGATGTGGTCAGCGGTGAATCGACGGACGACTTCTGGTCGGATACTGGGCGAAGAACAGTGCCTGACTCCGCTCGAAGCATTGCGCGCGACGACGATCGATTCGGCCTGGCAGATGCACCTGGAACAAAGCAGAGGATCGATTGAAATCGGCAAACTTGCGGACTTCGCGGTACTCGACCGCAATCCGCTCGACGATCCCGAAGCGATACGTGAGATCCAGGTCGAAGCGACAATCGTCGCTGGGCGAGAACTGAGCTCGTAG
- a CDS encoding sodium:proton antiporter — protein MGADNPALILVLALAAGVLAQSMARHLRLPGIMLLLVFGVGLGPDGFDWIRPRALGEEGLFAIVDLAVAVILFEGGLNLERSRLLRAQTAIRRLISSGAIITLIGGAWAAFAWLDWDWRLALLYGSLVVVTGPTVIGPLVAELRLRPKVSTVLEAEGVLIDPIGAILAVLMLRIVLEPDADALAESALHLATGIGFGASMGIVSGLILGMLLRLPSLIPEGFGNVFALVFVLLLFQGCEAYVEDSGILAVTLAGVAVGNLGTRVDRDLREFKDQLTVLLIGLLFVLLAADVRAADVQGLGWRGIAVVATLVLAVRPLNVWLSTMNSSLNWRERILIGWIAPRGIVAAAIASLVAAALETHNYPGGVELRALVFLTITGTVVLAGVTALPVAALLGQRLPGRQTVAILGAHGLGLALAKEIRKGGVPVVMLDSNPTNARKAQEMDLPVVFGNALQDRTMQRARFESVGTAIGATPNEALNGLFVDRARNSFHVPNGYVALVNTESGVTKEILEGQQSHLLFDDLQDIERWDVRSRHDEMAIEYRVWEPPAEAEESDGGVEPAKSATGEDYVILTIQRGDKIRPMHSGFKIQARDVAAVAIHCPEFEEVDLLLRKLGWMPKEPETSQSPETPES, from the coding sequence TTGGGAGCAGACAACCCGGCCCTGATTCTCGTGCTGGCGTTGGCCGCTGGCGTCCTGGCCCAGTCGATGGCTCGCCACCTGCGTCTGCCTGGCATCATGCTCCTGTTGGTCTTCGGGGTTGGTCTGGGTCCCGATGGCTTCGATTGGATTCGACCACGCGCCCTCGGTGAAGAAGGCCTGTTCGCGATCGTCGATCTGGCGGTTGCAGTCATTCTTTTTGAAGGTGGCTTGAACCTGGAGCGTTCGCGGCTCCTGCGCGCGCAAACAGCGATCCGCAGACTGATCTCCTCCGGTGCAATCATCACCTTGATCGGTGGTGCCTGGGCTGCATTTGCTTGGCTGGATTGGGACTGGCGCCTCGCGCTCCTGTACGGTTCGCTCGTCGTGGTGACGGGTCCAACGGTGATCGGACCGCTGGTCGCCGAGTTGCGTCTGCGCCCGAAGGTTTCGACCGTCCTCGAAGCGGAAGGAGTTCTGATCGATCCGATCGGAGCGATTCTCGCAGTTCTCATGCTGCGTATCGTGCTCGAACCCGACGCCGACGCGCTTGCGGAAAGCGCCTTGCATCTGGCCACTGGCATTGGCTTCGGTGCGAGTATGGGAATCGTCAGTGGACTGATCCTCGGCATGCTCCTGCGCTTGCCCTCTCTGATTCCCGAGGGTTTCGGCAATGTCTTTGCACTGGTCTTCGTATTGCTCCTTTTTCAGGGCTGTGAGGCATACGTCGAAGACAGCGGCATTCTGGCGGTCACTCTCGCCGGGGTAGCGGTTGGAAACCTGGGGACCCGAGTCGATCGCGACCTGCGTGAGTTCAAGGACCAGCTGACTGTTTTGTTGATTGGATTGTTGTTCGTACTCCTGGCCGCTGACGTGCGCGCCGCCGATGTCCAGGGCCTGGGATGGCGTGGCATCGCCGTCGTGGCGACGTTGGTCCTGGCAGTCCGGCCTTTGAACGTATGGCTGTCGACGATGAACAGTAGTCTGAACTGGCGTGAACGCATATTGATCGGCTGGATCGCACCCCGCGGAATCGTTGCGGCTGCGATCGCTTCGCTCGTCGCGGCTGCTCTCGAAACTCACAACTACCCCGGCGGTGTCGAACTTCGCGCGCTCGTCTTTCTGACGATCACCGGAACGGTCGTTCTGGCCGGAGTAACTGCTCTGCCGGTGGCGGCCCTGCTCGGTCAACGACTGCCGGGTCGCCAGACCGTGGCGATCCTCGGAGCACACGGGTTGGGCCTGGCCCTCGCCAAGGAAATCCGCAAGGGCGGAGTACCTGTCGTGATGCTCGACTCCAATCCGACGAATGCACGGAAAGCGCAGGAAATGGATCTGCCCGTCGTATTTGGAAATGCCTTGCAAGATCGCACGATGCAACGGGCTCGTTTTGAGTCCGTGGGAACCGCGATCGGTGCCACACCAAACGAAGCCTTGAACGGTCTCTTCGTGGACCGCGCGCGCAATAGTTTTCACGTACCCAACGGATACGTCGCCCTGGTCAATACAGAATCCGGAGTGACGAAGGAGATTCTCGAGGGGCAGCAGTCACATCTGCTCTTCGACGATCTACAGGATATCGAACGCTGGGACGTGCGTTCCCGACACGACGAAATGGCGATCGAGTACCGAGTCTGGGAGCCGCCTGCTGAAGCCGAGGAGTCTGACGGGGGAGTGGAGCCCGCAAAGAGCGCCACCGGTGAAGACTATGTGATCTTGACGATCCAGCGCGGTGACAAGATCCGACCGATGCATAGCGGCTTCAAGATCCAGGCCAGAGATGTTGCAGCCGTGGCAATCCACTGTCCCGAGTTTGAAGAGGTCGACCTGCTTCTGCGCAAACTCGGCTGGATGCCCAAGGAACCGGAGACGTCACAGAGCCCAGAGACTCCGGAATCCTGA
- a CDS encoding glycosyltransferase family 2 protein translates to MKKLSVVIPVYNERHTLEELVRRALAVDYGCDVELVLVDDGSTDGSIDLIEEIEAGHENVRAVLQPENRGKGAAVRRGFQEATGDMMIVQDADLEYDPEEIPRLIDLIQRDIADVVYGSRFLSIGPHRVLYFWNSIANKGLTFLSNLLTNLNLTDMEVCYKAFRREVIESITLEEDRFGFEPEVTAKVARGNWRIYEVPISYYGRTYEEGKKIGWRDGFQALLCLIKYNLLRR, encoded by the coding sequence ATGAAGAAGCTCTCGGTCGTGATCCCGGTCTATAACGAGCGACACACGCTCGAGGAACTGGTGCGCCGCGCATTGGCCGTGGACTACGGCTGCGATGTCGAACTGGTTCTCGTGGACGATGGATCCACAGATGGGTCGATTGACCTGATCGAAGAGATCGAAGCGGGACACGAGAACGTTCGTGCAGTGCTACAACCCGAGAATAGGGGCAAGGGCGCTGCAGTTCGACGCGGCTTTCAGGAAGCGACGGGCGACATGATGATCGTGCAGGACGCCGACCTCGAGTACGATCCAGAGGAAATTCCGCGGCTGATTGATTTGATTCAACGCGACATCGCTGACGTGGTCTACGGCAGTCGTTTTCTTTCGATCGGTCCGCACCGAGTTTTGTATTTCTGGAATTCGATCGCGAACAAAGGGCTGACCTTCCTGTCCAATCTGTTAACCAATTTGAACCTGACGGATATGGAAGTCTGCTATAAGGCATTTCGCCGAGAAGTCATCGAATCGATCACTCTCGAAGAAGATCGTTTCGGCTTCGAACCCGAGGTCACTGCCAAAGTGGCGCGGGGAAACTGGCGGATCTATGAGGTTCCGATCTCGTACTACGGGCGTACCTACGAGGAAGGCAAGAAGATCGGCTGGCGCGACGGCTTCCAGGCTCTGCTCTGTCTGATCAAATACAATCTCCTGCGCCGCTGA
- a CDS encoding gamma-glutamyl-gamma-aminobutyrate hydrolase family protein produces MAPTVGIPLCLDAIGRWRAGRVYQYIDTKYARAVEAAGGVPVYLPLQSDATRLIQQVDALLLPGGDDFPPPEPYPEGVEFELVPPEQLVFDRELLGVALERGIPVLGICYGMQLIALHYGGSLHYDLSTDRPSANEHRLEETSGRHEVKLVGGSRLASVLGVPHVQANSLHHQAVAELGTKLRACGHTEDGVIEAIERDTGFCIGVQWHPEKLPGAEEDALFRALVDAAS; encoded by the coding sequence TTGGCGCCAACTGTCGGAATTCCTCTCTGTCTGGACGCGATCGGACGCTGGCGTGCGGGCCGCGTCTACCAGTACATAGACACGAAGTACGCCCGAGCCGTGGAGGCCGCCGGGGGAGTACCGGTATACCTGCCGCTGCAATCGGACGCCACTCGTTTGATTCAACAGGTGGATGCGCTTCTGCTCCCCGGGGGTGATGATTTCCCGCCGCCCGAACCCTACCCGGAAGGCGTGGAGTTTGAACTGGTTCCTCCTGAACAACTGGTTTTCGACCGCGAGCTTCTGGGAGTAGCTCTCGAAAGAGGAATCCCCGTTCTCGGTATCTGCTATGGCATGCAACTGATCGCGTTGCACTACGGCGGGAGTCTGCACTACGACCTGTCGACTGACCGGCCATCCGCAAACGAACACCGCCTCGAAGAAACGTCAGGACGTCATGAAGTGAAGCTCGTTGGCGGGAGCAGGCTCGCGTCCGTACTCGGAGTACCCCACGTTCAGGCGAATAGCCTGCACCATCAGGCAGTCGCTGAACTCGGAACGAAACTCCGTGCTTGCGGCCATACAGAGGACGGTGTGATCGAGGCCATCGAACGGGACACCGGATTTTGCATCGGCGTACAGTGGCATCCGGAGAAACTGCCTGGCGCTGAAGAAGATGCGCTGTTTCGCGCACTGGTAGATGCGGCGAGCTAG